From Topomyia yanbarensis strain Yona2022 chromosome 1, ASM3024719v1, whole genome shotgun sequence, one genomic window encodes:
- the LOC131677451 gene encoding uncharacterized protein LOC131677451 — protein sequence MLKSKATEEKVTLLSTNQIPIIDLAHCGTEECPIRSVVNRVGGQLCRALTEKGVALLVNHGIGEEKIKLAYSHLDDFCKLSDDTKELYLRKDGNHGYVKPGQERFDGKTKELRHTFNICTLKPDASLPEEPLPGFREHISDLAQDFQRLSSLLLQALAVGLEQPHKYFLEKHTHILDGESENQSTFRLLYYPPLIVDDGQNELLRGICHYSQQRCAKDEIDLSIPEDYKKKMAEEEENREAQYTRCGAHCDYGTFTLLVQDCEGGLEIKLPGTDKWKRVGHLPGAILVNAGELLASWTNEKIPALCHRVVIPKDEASKHRGRHSIAFFVHPDNCTDIEPLEIPTSSSSNSLESMDKKEKNRKKSFKTAKTKIYNAYQHVQRRFKETYAS from the exons GTACGGAAGAGTGTCCAATTCGATCAGTCGTTAATCGTGTTGGGGGGCAGCTGTGCCGTGCCCTGACAGAAAAAGGTGTGGCTTTACTGGTGAATCATGGAATTGGAGAAGAAAAG ATCAAACTCGCCTACAGCCATCTGGATGATTTCTGCAAACTGTCGGATGACACCAAGGAGCTGTACCTCCGGAAGGACGGTAATCACGGCTACGTCAAACCAGGCCAGGAACGGTTCGACGGTAAAACTAAGGAGCTGCGTCACACGTTCAACATTTGTACGTTGAAACCGGATGCTTCACTACCGGAGGAACCACTGCCCGGATTTCGGGAACACATTTCCGATCTGGCGCAGGATTTCCAGCGGCTGTCATCGCTCCTCCTGCAAGCTCTAGCCGTGGGGCTGGAACAACCGCACAAATACTTTCTGGAGAAGCATACCCACATTTTGGATGGGGAAAGTGAAAACCAGTCCACATTCCGCCTGCTGTACTATCCACCGTTGATCGTGGATGACGGCCAGAATGAGCTTCTGCGCGGTATCTGCCATTACAGCCAGCAACGCTGTGCAAAAGACGAAATTGATCTCTCGATCCCCGAAGACTACAAGAAAAAGATGGCCGAGGAAGAGGAGAATCGGGAAGCCCAGTATACTCGGTGTGGGGCTCATTGCGACTACGGCACGTTTACTTTGCTAGTGCAGGACTGCGAAGGTGGTCTCGAAATAAAACTGCCTGGAACGGACAAGTGGAAACGAGTGGGACACCTGCCCGGAGCTATTCTAGTTAACGCTGGTGAACTGCTGGCGAGCTGGACCAACGAGAAGATTCCTGCCTTG TGCCACCGTGTCGTTATACCGAAAGACGAGGCTTCCAAGCATCGTGGAAGGCACTCAATCGCGTTCTTTGTTCATCCAG ACAACTGCACCGATATTGAGCCACTTGAAATACCAACCTCCAGTTCCTCCAATTCACTCGAGTCGATGGACAAGAAGGAGAAGAACCGGAAAAAGTCTTTCAAAACGGCGAAAACAAA AATTTACAACGCCTATCAGCATGTGCAACGTCGCTTCAAGGAAACGTATGCCTCATAA